A window from Desulfurispira natronophila encodes these proteins:
- a CDS encoding replication-associated recombination protein A produces MDPSLFDHTPRPLAARLRPTDFDDFVGQRHLLGERSLLRRMVEEDKLVSAIFTGPPGTGKTTLAHIISQRTQSYFATLNAVNAGTADIRAICKDAKELRRHQGQRTVLFIDEIHRFNKIQQDALLPEVESGNIILIGASTQNPSFALVPALLSRTVLFELHALDDEDIKHLVERGCRELGVTLDEEAQEAVLTLCSGDGRRCLNTIEAAALLCHRNHINRQDIQNSTPRKIVRYDKNEDNHYDYISAFIKSVRGSDPDSALYYLAVMLEAGEDPLFIARRLAILASEDIGNASPGAINMAASTMTIVERIGMPEARITLAQTTVFLCLSPKSNAAYLAIDKALASVRKERVLEVPDHLKNFKLRAGKASYQYPHDFGGFVRQNYMTQKRTFYEPTENGHEAKMKEFYHALWGEEGPNTGS; encoded by the coding sequence ATGGATCCCTCCCTTTTTGACCATACCCCTCGCCCCTTGGCAGCAAGACTGCGGCCCACCGATTTTGACGACTTCGTCGGCCAGCGTCATCTGCTGGGTGAGCGCTCACTGCTACGGCGCATGGTGGAGGAGGACAAGCTGGTAAGTGCCATATTCACGGGGCCGCCAGGGACGGGCAAAACTACCCTGGCCCACATCATCAGCCAACGCACCCAAAGTTACTTTGCAACTCTCAACGCAGTTAACGCCGGCACAGCGGATATTCGGGCCATCTGCAAGGATGCTAAAGAACTGCGCCGGCACCAGGGACAGCGAACCGTGCTCTTCATCGATGAAATCCACCGTTTCAACAAAATTCAGCAGGACGCCCTGTTACCGGAGGTGGAGAGCGGTAACATCATCCTCATCGGCGCATCCACCCAGAACCCCTCCTTTGCCCTGGTCCCGGCCCTGCTTTCCCGGACCGTACTCTTTGAGTTGCACGCCCTGGATGACGAAGACATCAAGCATTTGGTGGAGCGAGGCTGTCGTGAATTGGGAGTTACCCTTGATGAAGAGGCTCAAGAGGCCGTATTGACCCTGTGCTCCGGTGATGGTCGTCGCTGTCTCAATACTATTGAGGCCGCCGCTCTGCTGTGCCACCGAAACCACATCAATCGACAGGACATTCAGAACAGTACCCCCCGCAAAATTGTCCGTTACGATAAAAATGAGGACAACCACTACGACTATATCAGTGCCTTTATCAAGTCGGTACGGGGCAGCGATCCCGACAGCGCCCTGTACTACCTGGCCGTAATGCTGGAGGCAGGGGAAGACCCCCTCTTTATCGCCCGGCGATTGGCTATTCTGGCATCAGAAGACATAGGCAACGCCTCTCCGGGAGCCATCAACATGGCCGCCTCTACCATGACCATTGTCGAGCGCATCGGCATGCCCGAAGCCCGCATCACCCTGGCCCAAACCACCGTTTTTCTCTGCCTCAGCCCCAAATCCAACGCCGCCTACCTGGCGATAGACAAGGCCCTGGCCAGTGTGCGCAAGGAGAGAGTACTGGAAGTGCCGGACCATCTGAAAAACTTCAAGCTGCGGGCCGGCAAGGCCAGTTATCAGTATCCCCACGACTTTGGCGGATTTGTGCGTCAGAACTACATGACACAAAAACGCACCTTTTATGAACCAACCGAAAACGGCCACGAAGCGAAAATGAAGGAATTCTATCATGCACTCTGGGGAGAAGAAGGGCCCAATACTGGCTCTTGA
- a CDS encoding type II toxin-antitoxin system ParD family antitoxin has translation MHISLTRELESRVKAKVESGLYNNASEVIREALRFMDAHEEWIYEIKLARLREQLQVGVDQLDRGEGIEIETRKGLDRLFDAARGDL, from the coding sequence ATGCACATATCATTGACCCGGGAACTGGAATCACGAGTTAAAGCCAAGGTTGAAAGTGGTCTCTACAACAATGCCAGCGAAGTTATCCGGGAAGCATTGCGCTTTATGGATGCGCATGAGGAGTGGATTTATGAAATCAAGCTCGCCCGCCTTCGTGAGCAGCTCCAGGTCGGAGTGGATCAACTTGACCGGGGAGAAGGGATCGAGATTGAAACCAGGAAAGGTCTGGACCGCCTGTTTGATGCCGCCCGGGGTGATCTTTAG
- a CDS encoding M99 family carboxypeptidase catalytic domain-containing protein has translation MLSQFQRPGFNPWWLKSGLFLLWLLISTPVAQAIPHPDYSFDVYEVPKASKWREGPRILIIGGIHGDEPGGYLAAEYALDGTVSQGKVHIIPRINKRAIILNYRGFHADMNRLFRDDIEPSIPEEYTVRELIRILPQYDYVLSLHDGSGYYHPTYIDSQRNPLRYGQSIIIDTDVYEHTRHGNVCLQCIADEVVAHVNAHKIQDGHRFHVSNHETASEQTSHVEQRTSLTYYTLTRLGIPAFCSEASKLLPDNAHKVYYHMHVIDSFLQATGVGYQAPEHDLASLNQFLDETRTLRAVEIFINDEPRMVPPSARLHLRPGDTIAVGAILGDRKQPWFPDIYGTGNYNDRGITHTVDQETKIVIRSDNQDMGTIQVRLADEPVEYFEVVVDGEQKTLRQGEIVHAHRSFEVLTGTGRQQSDSMVNVQGYVPPGLEGKVPDDRSYALHPKELDWRFSVHRQGLKYRVHGFDDHSYRSTGEVYFTVDDVYGR, from the coding sequence ATGCTGTCCCAATTTCAGCGCCCCGGCTTCAACCCATGGTGGTTGAAGTCGGGGCTTTTCCTGCTCTGGTTGCTGATATCAACTCCTGTCGCCCAGGCCATTCCTCACCCAGACTACAGCTTCGATGTATATGAGGTGCCCAAAGCTTCCAAGTGGCGCGAAGGACCGCGTATCCTCATTATTGGCGGTATTCACGGGGATGAACCCGGTGGCTATCTGGCTGCGGAGTATGCCCTGGATGGAACCGTCAGCCAGGGGAAAGTACACATCATTCCCCGCATTAACAAGCGGGCCATTATTCTCAACTACCGCGGCTTTCACGCCGACATGAATCGCCTCTTCCGAGATGACATAGAGCCCTCTATTCCCGAAGAGTACACGGTGCGCGAGCTTATCCGGATTCTGCCGCAGTACGATTACGTCCTCAGCCTGCACGACGGCAGTGGCTACTACCACCCCACTTATATCGACTCACAGCGTAACCCCCTGCGCTATGGCCAGTCCATCATCATCGACACTGATGTCTATGAACACACCCGCCACGGCAACGTCTGCCTGCAGTGCATTGCCGACGAAGTGGTCGCTCATGTCAATGCCCACAAAATCCAGGATGGCCACCGCTTCCACGTGAGCAATCACGAGACCGCCAGCGAGCAAACCAGCCATGTGGAGCAGCGCACCAGCCTGACCTACTACACCCTCACCCGGCTGGGCATCCCCGCCTTCTGTTCTGAAGCTTCCAAGCTGTTGCCGGACAATGCCCACAAGGTCTACTACCACATGCATGTCATCGACAGTTTTCTGCAGGCAACCGGGGTTGGATACCAGGCCCCGGAACATGATCTGGCATCACTCAATCAATTTTTGGATGAAACCCGGACCCTTCGTGCCGTAGAAATATTTATTAACGATGAGCCCCGCATGGTTCCACCCAGTGCACGGCTCCACCTTCGTCCCGGCGACACCATCGCCGTCGGTGCCATTCTGGGAGATCGCAAACAACCGTGGTTCCCCGACATCTACGGCACAGGCAATTACAACGATCGCGGCATCACTCACACCGTGGATCAGGAAACCAAAATCGTTATTCGCAGTGATAACCAGGATATGGGAACCATTCAGGTGCGTCTGGCAGATGAGCCGGTTGAGTATTTTGAAGTGGTGGTGGATGGAGAGCAAAAGACACTGCGCCAGGGAGAAATAGTCCACGCTCATCGCAGTTTTGAAGTACTCACAGGTACCGGCAGGCAGCAGAGCGACAGCATGGTAAATGTTCAGGGCTATGTGCCGCCGGGGCTAGAAGGGAAGGTTCCCGATGACCGGAGCTACGCCCTCCACCCTAAAGAGCTGGACTGGCGCTTTTCTGTGCATCGCCAGGGCTTAAAATACCGGGTGCACGGTTTTGACGACCACAGTTACCGCTCTACCGGTGAAGTCTATTTTACCGTGGACGACGTATATGGGCGGTAG
- the ruvX gene encoding Holliday junction resolvase RuvX, with translation MHSGEKKGPILALDIGSKRTGVAVSDSQRQMASTLRTLERQDYQQMLHRIGKYIKEYEVKLMVVGIPLDSRDGSYTPKAIEIAAEARELQKHFGISVIGVDERFSTSKSNDFLIEVADLSRKKRKKVVDTMAAQSILQGYLDDPKKGIDLRDIPDGKCQDTGSE, from the coding sequence ATGCACTCTGGGGAGAAGAAGGGCCCAATACTGGCTCTTGATATTGGCAGCAAACGCACTGGTGTCGCCGTCAGCGACAGTCAACGTCAGATGGCGTCCACCCTCAGGACCCTCGAGCGGCAGGACTACCAGCAGATGCTGCACCGCATAGGCAAATACATAAAAGAGTACGAAGTAAAGCTGATGGTAGTTGGGATTCCCCTGGACTCCCGGGACGGATCCTATACCCCCAAGGCCATAGAGATCGCCGCCGAGGCGCGTGAGCTGCAAAAGCACTTTGGGATTAGCGTCATCGGTGTAGATGAGCGATTCAGCACCAGCAAGAGCAATGACTTTCTCATCGAAGTGGCTGATCTCTCCCGCAAGAAGCGCAAAAAGGTAGTGGATACCATGGCTGCCCAGAGCATTCTGCAGGGCTACCTGGATGATCCGAAAAAGGGAATAGACTTGAGGGACATTCCGGATGGGAAGTGCCAGGATACTGGCAGTGAGTAG
- a CDS encoding flagellin: MGGHPGLTGDAITDIVNAMKYGWLESSMSRIEEQYGIIGTGMDLGMHIYNDEPFGVLGLIAYSYDGTGVAQTADFYIDAADFHPHTWPEGDVEHLSEAGLQYCAPRITAHEMVHATMAVNMDFRDDNVDYWFKEGTAEFIHGRAEAYVTDYEADRAAIVSYIDTARTTKDHFPPANASYSGGYVMTWHLHDAVKTAGGNGIRDIMDDLKSGTSLEDAILARTGQSTADLFANAGAIVDNYYNKLKTDTTGDTGAIGGYLVDNGDVLTADKVIDANTASNFSGQPIADYGWNVVWPTDMSNFADTPTFYSHNSLASTAGTVEGTYHSIGGTIVAHSAVAGSSGDLTFSGDESLLKALGFAEVKASRETEYIVSVNDAHDGQPVTPRTRYSGENLRALLGPNVDVQLGVNAGLDVRWDDDRVGFTFTGGMENRHDFRVHLVDSAISLHIGANSGQNVTLGIGNLSSSALGIDRVTVQDMDRAQHSIALLDRAISQVSSQRGKLGSMQNRLDHSINSLNVAFESLQASESRIRDVNVSKEMTRLVTAQMLSQAGTSMLGHANAMPHMVMQLLQ, from the coding sequence ATGGGTGGCCATCCGGGGCTTACCGGTGATGCCATAACCGATATCGTCAATGCCATGAAGTACGGCTGGCTGGAAAGTTCCATGTCCCGCATCGAGGAACAGTACGGCATTATCGGCACCGGCATGGATCTTGGTATGCACATATACAACGACGAGCCCTTTGGTGTGCTGGGGCTGATTGCATACAGTTACGATGGAACTGGCGTTGCGCAAACGGCCGATTTTTACATCGATGCAGCGGACTTTCATCCCCATACCTGGCCGGAAGGCGATGTGGAGCACTTGTCAGAGGCTGGTTTACAGTACTGCGCCCCACGTATCACGGCTCACGAGATGGTGCATGCCACCATGGCGGTCAATATGGACTTCCGAGACGATAATGTAGACTACTGGTTCAAGGAAGGTACAGCGGAGTTTATTCACGGTCGTGCCGAGGCTTATGTGACGGATTACGAGGCGGACAGGGCTGCTATAGTAAGTTATATTGACACTGCCCGAACGACGAAAGATCACTTTCCCCCTGCAAATGCCAGCTATTCCGGTGGATATGTTATGACCTGGCACCTGCACGACGCAGTGAAAACTGCCGGTGGCAATGGTATTCGGGATATCATGGATGACCTGAAGTCCGGCACCAGCCTGGAAGATGCCATTTTAGCCCGTACCGGACAGTCGACGGCTGATCTTTTTGCCAATGCCGGTGCCATTGTCGATAACTACTACAACAAGTTGAAAACCGACACTACTGGCGACACCGGTGCTATCGGTGGCTACTTGGTGGATAATGGAGACGTGTTGACCGCCGACAAGGTGATTGACGCCAATACCGCTTCCAACTTCAGTGGTCAACCCATTGCTGATTACGGCTGGAATGTGGTGTGGCCCACCGACATGAGTAACTTTGCCGACACTCCCACTTTTTACAGTCATAATTCTCTAGCCAGTACCGCAGGGACGGTTGAGGGCACCTATCACTCTATTGGTGGTACCATAGTGGCCCACTCCGCGGTGGCCGGCTCCAGTGGTGATCTGACTTTCAGCGGTGACGAGAGCCTGCTCAAGGCACTGGGTTTTGCAGAGGTCAAGGCTTCGCGGGAAACCGAATACATTGTTTCCGTCAATGACGCCCACGACGGTCAGCCTGTCACACCCCGTACCCGGTATTCAGGCGAAAACCTGCGTGCCCTGCTGGGACCCAATGTGGACGTGCAGCTGGGAGTAAACGCAGGGCTGGATGTGCGGTGGGATGACGACCGGGTGGGTTTTACTTTTACCGGTGGTATGGAAAATCGTCACGACTTTCGGGTGCACCTGGTGGACAGTGCTATCTCCCTGCACATCGGAGCCAACAGCGGCCAGAATGTGACCCTGGGCATTGGGAATCTCTCATCATCGGCCTTGGGCATTGATCGGGTAACGGTACAGGATATGGACCGGGCCCAGCACTCCATAGCCCTGCTGGACCGCGCCATCAGCCAGGTCTCCTCCCAGCGGGGCAAACTGGGCAGCATGCAGAATCGTCTGGATCACTCCATTAACAGCTTGAACGTGGCCTTTGAAAGCCTGCAGGCATCGGAGAGCCGGATTCGTGATGTCAATGTCAGTAAAGAAATGACCCGGCTGGTTACCGCCCAGATGCTGAGCCAGGCCGGAACCTCCATGCTTGGCCACGCCAACGCCATGCCCCATATGGTGATGCAGCTGCTGCAGTAA
- a CDS encoding methyl-accepting chemotaxis protein has translation MFKSIGSKILLAIGIALVGMSAIFIFVARMEINSISEEMLVEKARAITTQAENARNYVANMSDMGVFDENLLEEQFEELRQLPERRRIEELRNMGVYYTIPIIAGWRVGLENAEFANYTFRVPKFEPRNPDNTPTPFEADMLREATDRQLDEFFRINRDDNALHYMKPIVLDESCMVCHGTRADSIRGDGVDPLGFKMEGWRVGEIHGAYEVIADLGPIQAAVTRTVLQVIAVALVMLVAITLFMMKFINRTITQKINTVVDVLDSAADGDFSRRVDEGTSRDEISYLVRSINKTFDDLGNSFEKLNQSSIDVANHSSQLSETTAAMSEGATEQADAVAQVASAAEEMSSTVVEISRLISQSADQATEANDTAMEGRNVVSKAMHEISSVQAAAGELNDMVKRLNDSANEIGQIIQVIDEVSDQTNLLALNAAIEAARAGDHGRGFAVVADEVRKLAERTQHATKEIADKIKGIQGDATRTNDTMVHTQERVELANDLAGQASQALETIVNVVSSLNEQFQQVAAASEEQSATTSEIAHSIDNIKNVADETARGSEEAAQAIEDLSRLARDMNTVVNEFKYRKSSESAGALPAKSLRLKE, from the coding sequence ATGTTCAAGTCCATAGGTTCGAAAATTCTGCTGGCTATCGGGATTGCCTTGGTAGGCATGTCAGCCATCTTTATCTTTGTCGCTCGTATGGAGATCAACTCTATTTCCGAAGAAATGTTGGTAGAAAAAGCACGGGCCATCACGACCCAGGCAGAAAATGCCCGCAACTATGTCGCCAATATGAGTGATATGGGAGTGTTTGACGAGAATCTCCTTGAAGAGCAGTTTGAAGAACTACGCCAACTGCCTGAGCGCCGACGCATTGAAGAGCTGCGCAATATGGGTGTCTACTATACCATTCCCATCATTGCTGGCTGGCGCGTAGGGCTGGAGAACGCCGAGTTTGCCAATTACACCTTCCGGGTGCCCAAGTTTGAGCCCCGCAACCCCGACAATACCCCAACCCCTTTTGAGGCTGATATGTTGCGGGAAGCCACTGACCGGCAATTGGACGAGTTTTTCCGCATCAATAGAGATGACAATGCGCTCCACTATATGAAGCCCATAGTGCTGGATGAAAGCTGCATGGTGTGCCATGGCACACGGGCCGACAGTATCCGTGGCGACGGCGTGGATCCCCTGGGCTTTAAAATGGAAGGTTGGCGTGTAGGAGAAATACACGGCGCTTATGAAGTGATTGCCGATCTGGGCCCCATACAGGCCGCCGTTACCCGCACTGTGCTGCAGGTAATTGCCGTGGCTCTGGTTATGCTGGTGGCTATAACCCTCTTTATGATGAAATTCATTAACCGCACCATCACCCAGAAGATAAACACGGTGGTTGATGTGCTTGACAGCGCAGCCGATGGAGACTTCTCCCGTCGCGTTGACGAAGGGACATCCAGGGACGAAATCAGCTACCTGGTACGCTCAATCAACAAGACATTTGACGATTTGGGTAACTCCTTTGAGAAGCTGAACCAGTCCAGTATAGATGTAGCGAACCACAGCTCGCAGCTGAGCGAAACCACCGCAGCCATGAGTGAAGGTGCCACCGAACAGGCCGATGCGGTAGCTCAGGTCGCCAGTGCTGCTGAGGAGATGAGTTCAACTGTCGTGGAAATCTCGCGCCTCATATCCCAAAGTGCTGATCAGGCTACAGAAGCCAACGACACTGCCATGGAAGGTCGCAATGTGGTTTCCAAAGCCATGCACGAGATCAGCTCAGTACAGGCAGCTGCTGGTGAGTTAAACGATATGGTCAAACGCCTCAATGACAGCGCCAATGAGATTGGCCAGATTATTCAGGTTATTGACGAAGTAAGCGATCAAACCAATCTGCTGGCGCTCAATGCCGCCATCGAGGCCGCACGGGCCGGTGACCACGGGCGCGGTTTTGCCGTCGTTGCCGACGAAGTTCGCAAGCTTGCCGAGCGCACCCAGCACGCCACCAAAGAGATTGCCGACAAGATCAAGGGGATTCAGGGAGACGCTACTCGTACCAACGATACCATGGTCCATACCCAGGAGCGGGTAGAGCTGGCCAACGATCTGGCTGGTCAGGCGTCTCAGGCGCTGGAAACCATCGTCAATGTGGTGAGCTCTCTTAATGAGCAGTTCCAGCAGGTAGCTGCTGCCAGTGAAGAGCAGTCGGCTACTACCAGTGAAATCGCCCACAGCATAGATAATATCAAAAACGTAGCTGACGAAACCGCCAGGGGCTCCGAGGAAGCAGCACAGGCTATCGAGGATCTGTCCCGACTGGCCCGTGATATGAACACCGTAGTTAACGAATTCAAGTATCGCAAAAGCTCAGAAAGCGCTGGGGCGCTTCCAGCCAAAAGCCTGCGCCTCAAGGAGTAA
- the istB gene encoding IS21-like element helper ATPase IstB — translation MTLSLDHHLERTLRTLRLSGIADSLEVRLDQARSSSLGYMDFLHTILQDEVERRKARSLQRRIKQAHFNEQKALEDFDFSALPGVNHKQIKDLATGIYIEKTENIILYGPPGTGKTHLAQALGNQACRSDHTVRFITASKLYRQFAQARIHNDHANAMKEVLKPKLLIIDDFGLSSLEHEQAHDLYEVVAERHNRGSIIITSNRPPGDWLDLFPDPVMANSLMDRLAHRAHHIAMKGESFRKRLSPERRNQQ, via the coding sequence ATGACACTATCCCTCGACCATCACCTTGAACGCACCCTCAGGACCCTTAGGCTCAGCGGCATTGCTGACTCCCTTGAGGTGCGCCTGGATCAGGCCCGCAGTTCAAGTCTTGGCTACATGGACTTTCTGCACACCATCCTGCAGGACGAAGTAGAGCGTCGCAAAGCCCGGTCACTGCAGCGACGCATCAAACAGGCGCACTTCAACGAGCAAAAAGCACTGGAGGACTTTGACTTCAGCGCCCTTCCCGGCGTGAACCACAAACAGATCAAGGATCTGGCAACCGGCATCTACATCGAAAAGACAGAGAATATCATCCTCTACGGCCCACCCGGCACGGGCAAAACTCACCTGGCTCAGGCCCTTGGTAATCAGGCCTGCCGCAGTGATCACACCGTACGCTTTATCACCGCCAGTAAACTCTACCGTCAGTTTGCCCAGGCACGTATCCACAACGACCATGCCAATGCAATGAAGGAGGTACTGAAACCAAAATTACTGATCATCGATGACTTCGGCCTGAGCAGCCTTGAGCACGAACAGGCCCACGACCTCTACGAGGTCGTGGCAGAACGTCATAACAGGGGAAGCATCATCATCACCTCGAACCGTCCCCCCGGTGACTGGCTCGACTTATTCCCTGATCCAGTGATGGCAAATTCACTGATGGATCGACTGGCCCATCGGGCACATCATATCGCCATGAAAGGAGAATCGTTCAGAAAGAGACTAAGTCCAGAGAGGAGAAATCAACAGTGA
- a CDS encoding SapC family protein produces the protein MYQDVRPIDPTTDSTTTVQRYENLLHTGQLHSCILATDEFEHAAKSIPILFMRHPQTKALAAISLLGLQPGRNLCLDHDGNWRAGVYLPAYIRCYPFMFMEKEGKLLPSLDRQASVVSTGKGERLYDDQGNPTPYLQSILGLLQEFHNAQVRTRQFIQHMEKLDVLESMTMDVNAAGEKFRLANFIRISEQKLAKIPEQQQAYLIQSGLYRIIAAHLMSLNNLKHLGTWQAELH, from the coding sequence ATGTACCAAGATGTGCGGCCCATTGACCCAACAACCGACAGCACCACCACGGTTCAGCGATATGAAAATCTCCTGCACACGGGCCAGCTGCACTCCTGCATCCTGGCCACCGACGAGTTTGAGCACGCAGCCAAATCCATTCCCATTCTGTTTATGCGCCACCCCCAGACTAAAGCCCTGGCTGCCATAAGCCTTCTTGGCCTTCAGCCTGGCCGCAATCTCTGCCTCGATCATGACGGTAACTGGCGCGCCGGCGTCTACCTCCCTGCCTACATCCGCTGTTACCCCTTCATGTTTATGGAAAAAGAAGGCAAGCTGCTTCCGTCCCTGGACCGACAGGCGTCAGTTGTGAGTACCGGCAAAGGGGAGAGGCTGTACGATGACCAGGGCAATCCCACGCCCTATCTCCAGTCGATACTGGGGTTGCTACAGGAGTTTCACAATGCCCAGGTGCGCACGCGGCAGTTTATTCAGCATATGGAAAAGCTGGATGTGCTGGAAAGTATGACTATGGATGTGAATGCCGCCGGCGAGAAGTTCCGGCTGGCCAACTTCATTCGCATAAGCGAGCAAAAGCTGGCCAAAATCCCTGAGCAACAACAGGCTTACCTGATACAAAGCGGTCTATACCGCATTATAGCTGCCCACCTGATGTCGCTAAACAACCTGAAGCACCTGGGCACGTGGCAGGCGGAGCTTCATTGA